A portion of the Esox lucius isolate fEsoLuc1 chromosome 20, fEsoLuc1.pri, whole genome shotgun sequence genome contains these proteins:
- the fli1rs gene encoding fli-1 proto-oncogene, ETS transcription factor-related sequence isoform X1 produces the protein MDCTIKEALSVVSEDQSIFEPPFTAGPSMHMKGEMTSPGGFSQASEESQEPTEVEWAGPGAQNTGKRGEHINGTSRQSPVDCSVTKRSRHMSSNDQLAYQTSYPEPRTSPQTATPPNSATEEKRVIVPADPEVWSQDHVRQWLDWAIKEYGLEEVDVMHFHTLEGKALCKMTKEDMMRLTSAYNTDILLGHLNYLRQSSPTFSYPTTPTSNTQQQPRLQVKSENSFEEINRRNSWSSSQMPPAVPKGSPMEQQHLTRVTEPPPRVVQDPYQALGPISSRLANPEDQPIHSKNQTGKHSSYKLSDPSAHRPVGSGQIQLWQFLLELLSDSNNSSIITWEGTNGEFKMTDPDEVAKRWGERKSKPNMNYDKLSRALRYYYDKNIMTKVHGKRYAYKFDFQGISQAHQNHAAEGSVVKYQTEVSYAQSYHSHQPKMNFMGTHAAPMPVSPGNFFGPPTTYWNSTSSPMYPGSPMPRHPATHSHLSSYY, from the exons GAAGCGCTGTCCGTGGTGAGCGAGGACCAGTCCATTTTCGAGCCGCCCTTCACTGCTGGCCCGAGCATGCACATGAAGGGGGAGATGACGTCACCTGGAGGTTTCAGTCAGGCATCTGAAGAGAGCCAAGAGCCCACCGAGGTCGAGTGGGCCGGGCCGGGCGCTCAGAACactgggaagagaggagagcacATTAATGGAACCAG CCGTCAGTCCCCTGTGGACTGCAGTGTGACCAAGCGCTCCCGACACATGAGCAGCAACGACCAGCTGGCCTACCAGACCTCGTACCCAGAGCCCCGCACCAGCCCGCAGACCGCCACCCCGCCCAACAGCGCCACGGAGGAGAAGAGGGTCATAGTACCCGCAG ACCCTGAGGTGTGGTCCCAGGACCACGTACGCCAGTGGCTGGACTGGGCCATCAAGGAGTATGGCCTGGAGGAGGTGGACGTCATGCATTTTCACACGCTGGAAGGAAAGGCCCTCTGCAAGATGACCAAGGAGGATATGATGCGCCTCACGTCCGCCTACAACACAGACATCCTGCTCGGCCACCTCAACTACCTCCGACAGA GCAGCCCTACATTCTCCTACCCCACAACTCCAACCAGCAACACACAGCAACAGCCCAGACTACAGGTTAAATCAG AGAACAGCTTTGAGGAGATCAACAGGAGGAACAGCTGGTCATCAAGTCAAATGCCACCTGCAGTACCCAAAG GTTCTCCTATGGAGCAACAACACCTCACCAGAGTCACAGAGCCTCCCCCGAGAGTAGTGCAAG ACCCATACCAGGCATTAGGCCCCATCAGCAGTCGTCTAGCCAATCCAG AAGACCAGCCCATCCACTCCAAGAACCAGACAGGCAAACACAGTTCGTACAAGCTGTCTGACCCCAGCGCTCACAGGCCTGTGG GCTCCGGACAGATCCAGCTGTGGCAGTTCCTGCTGGAGCTGTTGTCAGACAGCAACAACTCCAGCATCATCACCTGGGAGGGCACCAACGGAGAGTTCAAGATGACCGACCCGGACGAGGTGGCGAAACGCTGGGGCGAGAGGAAGAGCAAGCCCAACATGAACTACGACAAGCTGAGCCGCGCCCTGCGTTACTACTACGACAAGAACATCATGACCAAGGTGCACGGCAAACGCTACGCCTACAAGTTCGACTTCCAGGGCATCTCGCAGGCCCACCAGAACCATGCGGCGGAGGGAAGCGTCGTCAAGTACCAGACGGAGGTGTCCTACGCCCAGTCTTACCACAGCCACCAGCCCAAAATGAACTTCATGGGCACGCATGCCGCGCCCATGCCCGTGTCCCCAGGGAATTTTTTCGGGCCCCCTACGACTTACTGGAACTCAACGAGCAGCCCCATGTATCCCGGGTCTCCAATGCCGAGGCACCCGGCAACGCATTCTCACCTGAGCTCCTACTACTGA
- the fli1rs gene encoding fli-1 proto-oncogene, ETS transcription factor-related sequence isoform X3: MDCTIKEALSVVSEDQSIFEPPFTAGPSMHMKGEMTSPGGFSQASEESQEPTEVEWAGPGAQNTGKRGEHINGTSRQSPVDCSVTKRSRHMSSNDQLAYQTSYPEPRTSPQTATPPNSATEEKRVIVPADPEVWSQDHVRQWLDWAIKEYGLEEVDVMHFHTLEGKALCKMTKEDMMRLTSAYNTDILLGHLNYLRQSSPTFSYPTTPTSNTQQQPRLQVKSENSFEEINRRNSWSSSQMPPAVPKGSPMEQQHLTRVTEPPPRVVQDPYQALGPISSRLANPGSGQIQLWQFLLELLSDSNNSSIITWEGTNGEFKMTDPDEVAKRWGERKSKPNMNYDKLSRALRYYYDKNIMTKVHGKRYAYKFDFQGISQAHQNHAAEGSVVKYQTEVSYAQSYHSHQPKMNFMGTHAAPMPVSPGNFFGPPTTYWNSTSSPMYPGSPMPRHPATHSHLSSYY, from the exons GAAGCGCTGTCCGTGGTGAGCGAGGACCAGTCCATTTTCGAGCCGCCCTTCACTGCTGGCCCGAGCATGCACATGAAGGGGGAGATGACGTCACCTGGAGGTTTCAGTCAGGCATCTGAAGAGAGCCAAGAGCCCACCGAGGTCGAGTGGGCCGGGCCGGGCGCTCAGAACactgggaagagaggagagcacATTAATGGAACCAG CCGTCAGTCCCCTGTGGACTGCAGTGTGACCAAGCGCTCCCGACACATGAGCAGCAACGACCAGCTGGCCTACCAGACCTCGTACCCAGAGCCCCGCACCAGCCCGCAGACCGCCACCCCGCCCAACAGCGCCACGGAGGAGAAGAGGGTCATAGTACCCGCAG ACCCTGAGGTGTGGTCCCAGGACCACGTACGCCAGTGGCTGGACTGGGCCATCAAGGAGTATGGCCTGGAGGAGGTGGACGTCATGCATTTTCACACGCTGGAAGGAAAGGCCCTCTGCAAGATGACCAAGGAGGATATGATGCGCCTCACGTCCGCCTACAACACAGACATCCTGCTCGGCCACCTCAACTACCTCCGACAGA GCAGCCCTACATTCTCCTACCCCACAACTCCAACCAGCAACACACAGCAACAGCCCAGACTACAGGTTAAATCAG AGAACAGCTTTGAGGAGATCAACAGGAGGAACAGCTGGTCATCAAGTCAAATGCCACCTGCAGTACCCAAAG GTTCTCCTATGGAGCAACAACACCTCACCAGAGTCACAGAGCCTCCCCCGAGAGTAGTGCAAG ACCCATACCAGGCATTAGGCCCCATCAGCAGTCGTCTAGCCAATCCAG GCTCCGGACAGATCCAGCTGTGGCAGTTCCTGCTGGAGCTGTTGTCAGACAGCAACAACTCCAGCATCATCACCTGGGAGGGCACCAACGGAGAGTTCAAGATGACCGACCCGGACGAGGTGGCGAAACGCTGGGGCGAGAGGAAGAGCAAGCCCAACATGAACTACGACAAGCTGAGCCGCGCCCTGCGTTACTACTACGACAAGAACATCATGACCAAGGTGCACGGCAAACGCTACGCCTACAAGTTCGACTTCCAGGGCATCTCGCAGGCCCACCAGAACCATGCGGCGGAGGGAAGCGTCGTCAAGTACCAGACGGAGGTGTCCTACGCCCAGTCTTACCACAGCCACCAGCCCAAAATGAACTTCATGGGCACGCATGCCGCGCCCATGCCCGTGTCCCCAGGGAATTTTTTCGGGCCCCCTACGACTTACTGGAACTCAACGAGCAGCCCCATGTATCCCGGGTCTCCAATGCCGAGGCACCCGGCAACGCATTCTCACCTGAGCTCCTACTACTGA
- the fli1rs gene encoding fli-1 proto-oncogene, ETS transcription factor-related sequence isoform X2, with amino-acid sequence MHMKGEMTSPGGFSQASEESQEPTEVEWAGPGAQNTGKRGEHINGTSRQSPVDCSVTKRSRHMSSNDQLAYQTSYPEPRTSPQTATPPNSATEEKRVIVPADPEVWSQDHVRQWLDWAIKEYGLEEVDVMHFHTLEGKALCKMTKEDMMRLTSAYNTDILLGHLNYLRQSSPTFSYPTTPTSNTQQQPRLQVKSENSFEEINRRNSWSSSQMPPAVPKGSPMEQQHLTRVTEPPPRVVQDPYQALGPISSRLANPEDQPIHSKNQTGKHSSYKLSDPSAHRPVGSGQIQLWQFLLELLSDSNNSSIITWEGTNGEFKMTDPDEVAKRWGERKSKPNMNYDKLSRALRYYYDKNIMTKVHGKRYAYKFDFQGISQAHQNHAAEGSVVKYQTEVSYAQSYHSHQPKMNFMGTHAAPMPVSPGNFFGPPTTYWNSTSSPMYPGSPMPRHPATHSHLSSYY; translated from the exons ATGCACATGAAGGGGGAGATGACGTCACCTGGAGGTTTCAGTCAGGCATCTGAAGAGAGCCAAGAGCCCACCGAGGTCGAGTGGGCCGGGCCGGGCGCTCAGAACactgggaagagaggagagcacATTAATGGAACCAG CCGTCAGTCCCCTGTGGACTGCAGTGTGACCAAGCGCTCCCGACACATGAGCAGCAACGACCAGCTGGCCTACCAGACCTCGTACCCAGAGCCCCGCACCAGCCCGCAGACCGCCACCCCGCCCAACAGCGCCACGGAGGAGAAGAGGGTCATAGTACCCGCAG ACCCTGAGGTGTGGTCCCAGGACCACGTACGCCAGTGGCTGGACTGGGCCATCAAGGAGTATGGCCTGGAGGAGGTGGACGTCATGCATTTTCACACGCTGGAAGGAAAGGCCCTCTGCAAGATGACCAAGGAGGATATGATGCGCCTCACGTCCGCCTACAACACAGACATCCTGCTCGGCCACCTCAACTACCTCCGACAGA GCAGCCCTACATTCTCCTACCCCACAACTCCAACCAGCAACACACAGCAACAGCCCAGACTACAGGTTAAATCAG AGAACAGCTTTGAGGAGATCAACAGGAGGAACAGCTGGTCATCAAGTCAAATGCCACCTGCAGTACCCAAAG GTTCTCCTATGGAGCAACAACACCTCACCAGAGTCACAGAGCCTCCCCCGAGAGTAGTGCAAG ACCCATACCAGGCATTAGGCCCCATCAGCAGTCGTCTAGCCAATCCAG AAGACCAGCCCATCCACTCCAAGAACCAGACAGGCAAACACAGTTCGTACAAGCTGTCTGACCCCAGCGCTCACAGGCCTGTGG GCTCCGGACAGATCCAGCTGTGGCAGTTCCTGCTGGAGCTGTTGTCAGACAGCAACAACTCCAGCATCATCACCTGGGAGGGCACCAACGGAGAGTTCAAGATGACCGACCCGGACGAGGTGGCGAAACGCTGGGGCGAGAGGAAGAGCAAGCCCAACATGAACTACGACAAGCTGAGCCGCGCCCTGCGTTACTACTACGACAAGAACATCATGACCAAGGTGCACGGCAAACGCTACGCCTACAAGTTCGACTTCCAGGGCATCTCGCAGGCCCACCAGAACCATGCGGCGGAGGGAAGCGTCGTCAAGTACCAGACGGAGGTGTCCTACGCCCAGTCTTACCACAGCCACCAGCCCAAAATGAACTTCATGGGCACGCATGCCGCGCCCATGCCCGTGTCCCCAGGGAATTTTTTCGGGCCCCCTACGACTTACTGGAACTCAACGAGCAGCCCCATGTATCCCGGGTCTCCAATGCCGAGGCACCCGGCAACGCATTCTCACCTGAGCTCCTACTACTGA
- the zp3d.2 gene encoding zona pellucida sperm-binding protein 3d.2 has product MLCLFNLAFLTLLHPRAAGHSTERPIFNAKVSSTEDPPSYLELPVFLHYRVPLIDKNKFTPVSGTGHEQLPDKIREILLPMYPTQKPSNRPSQAGEVITLCNVNKMHVQVKKSILGSRGSPSKVTLGTCQANKSTKDSLFFEYDLGLCGSERSIVNNRVAYSNSLRYDPPKIQGPIRRSVPFTMKVVCLFNRYHYAYKIGYTPKVKVQTFSKQMTEKNSILLTARNAQWARLGPSEGFYLGKSMYFQAEAPSMSTDRRLYVHSCHVTLKRSHTSMPQYTVIDNLGCMVESKNHRGSRFVPYKRSAVRFSVDAFLFQGMTAVQPQQLYMHCAVSVGRSVPSSTAKACNYDAKARGWKELYGASSVCSCCDSKCTSAVPSTTPKMVSSKPWSLDYNTTPALTQEVWTTTEAEVAVHSGRGKQMGRPKTRPVKGFAVVDEQVSEPHRTFEEIFGLEK; this is encoded by the exons ATGTTGTGTCTTTTTAACTTGGCCTTTTTGACACTTTTGCATCCTAGAGCGGCTGGACACTCGACTGAACGCCCGATCTTTAATGCGAAAGTCTCTAGTACAGAAGACCCACCGTCTTATCTCGAATTACCTGTATTTCTGCACTATAGGGTGCCTTTGATAGACAAGAACAAATTTACTCCAGTCAGTGGAACTGGACACGAACAATTACCGGATAAAATCAGGGAAATACTGCTACCGATGTACCCAACACAGAAGCCCTCAAATCGACCAAGTCAGGCTGGCGAAGTGATAACACTCTGTAACGTCAACAAGATGCACGTGCAGgttaaaaaaagcattttgggCTCAAGGGGATCACCGTCAAAAGTGACACTCGGAACATGTCAAGCCAATAAATCTACAAAAGATTCCCTCTTCTTTGAATACGACCTCGGCCTCTGTGGGAGCGAGCGCTCG ATTGTAAACAATCGAGTTGCTTACTCAAACTCACTCCGATATGATCCTCCGAAGATCCAAGGGCCTATCAGGCGATCAGTACCATTCACTATGAAGGTTGTCTGTCTCTTCAACAG ATATCATTATGCCTACAAAATAGGCTACACGCCAAAAGTCAAGGTGCAGACATTCTCCAAACAAATGACCGAAAAAAACAGCATCCTGCTCACTGCTCGTAATG CTCAATGGGCAAGGCTTGGCCCATCCGAGGGGTTTTATTTGGGAAAGTCCATGTACTTCCAGGCTGAAGCACCTTCCATGTCTACAGACAGACGTCTCTATGTCCATTCATGTCATGTGACCCTAAAGCGGTCACACACCTCAATGCCACAGTACACAGTCATTGACAATTTGGG GTGCATGGTTGAGAGCAAAAACCACAGAGGTTCCAGATTCGTTCCATATAAAAGGAGTGCTGTGAGGTTTTCCGTCGACGCGTTTCTGTTTCAAGGAATGACAGCGGTTCAG CCCCAGCAGCTGTACATGCACTGTGCTGTATCTGTGGGAAGGTCAGTCCCTTCGTCCACTGCCAAGGCCTGCAACTATGATGCCAAGGCAAGAGG ATGGAAGGAGCTGTATGGAGCCTCTTCCGTGTGCTCCTGCTGTGACTCAAAGTGCACTTCTGCCGTGCCTTCTA cCACCCCTAAGATGGTTTCCAGCAAACCCTGGTCATTGGACTACAACACAACCCCTGCTCTGACCCAGGAGGTGTGGACAACGACAGAGGCTGAGGTGGCGGTGCATTCAGGACGTGGGAAGCAGATGGGGAGGCCTAAAACCAGACCTGTGAAGGGATTTGCTGTTGTAGATGAGCAGGTATCCGAACCACACAGAACATTCGAGGAAATATTTGGTTTGGAAAAATAG
- the lypc gene encoding protein Bouncer, with protein sequence MVLFREGEKKMMSQLLCPLLFLCLVPSVVSLFCFTCVFPTISPLDCIKFPQKCPPGQLCLSSKAVGKSGAFSVTLYEKSCVLSSLCGLAGEKYSMGLNFTFTNECCATHLCNGAAALSALYWPGLVFSLLPFTLSLR encoded by the exons ATGGTTTTGtttagagagggagaaaaaaaaatgatgtcACAGCTTCTATGCCCTCTGCTTTTCCTGTGCCTGGTACCATCTGTGG tttctcTGTTTTGCTTCACCTGTGTCTTCCCTACCATTTCCCCACTGGACTGTATCAAGTTCCCACAGAAGTGTCCTCCAGGTCAGCTATGTCTTTCCAGCAAAGCTGTGGGGAAGAGTG GAGCCTTCAGTGTGACACTGTATGAGAAGAGCTgtgtcctctcctccctgtgtgGCCTGGCTGGTGAGAAGTACTCCATGGGCCTGAACTTCACCTTCACCAATGAATGCTGTGCCACCCACCTGTGTAACGGAGCTGCAGCCCTCTCTGCCCTCTACTGGCCTGGCTTGGTGTTCTCCCTCCTCCCATTCACCCTCTCACTGCGGTGA